A genomic stretch from Leishmania donovani BPK282A1 complete genome, chromosome 36 includes:
- a CDS encoding kinetoplast-associated protein, putative: MLRFVPRRLAIGAYSMFMIEQKNNPKLKGLSVSDRGKMTSKLYKSLSASDKAALDKRAAAWTSFRHKSQKTKVKGEKKPRSTRAPSAYANFVKANIGRFEKLPHLDRMKAVAKLWKQHNARTPK, translated from the coding sequence ATGCTCCGCTTCGTTCCTCGGCGGCTCGCCATCGGCGCGTATTCCATGTTCATGATTGAGCAGAAGAACAACCCGAAGCTCAAGGGCCTCTCCGTGAGCGACCGCGGGAAGATGACGTCGAAGCTGTACAAATCCCTGAGTGCGAGCGACAAGGCGGCCCTTGACAaacgcgccgctgcgtggACCAGCTTCAGGCACAAGAGTCAGAAGACCAAGGTGAAGGGGGAAAAGAAGCCGCGCTCTacgcgcgcgccgtcggcgtacGCCAACTTTGTAAAGGCGAATATTGGCCGTTTCGAgaagctgccgcacctcgaCCGCATGAAGGCTGTGGCAAAGTTGTGGAAGCAGCACAACGCGCGCACCCCTAAATAG
- a CDS encoding a44l protein-like protein, producing MLSPPLAGVPSAALRSSLEGSRLLALWRVFEGHVDALAAALYGLSRYSPFPFEVTVVVIVFGCIAIRQVVRWYSSDVPTKHAYVYWKLHDPIESAYYTPYLPSNHMCTALLLYMARKLWQEKPLTAAELRNKSFMINLLSLYSKPSEAELYGDVEGPMFLFREKLMVPVKLPMYPFWTSTHQDGVEVCAWISMPRTKNTDSAARRSVFLRVRKDGSPGGGAAADAVLRRFVEDALKFYFVNGYVDTEHCDLRMYCPTVTARHVMVKSVPLPLGPTLDTVFFPQREHVKSLLARFAEKTGRYAIEGFPHKLGFLLYGPRGTGKRSLVRALAYHTHRHIVRIPLSSFTRGDHLFKMFYFESVLTSSTEEWALLSSKKVIFLIEDVNTNDDLVRARASEHVVRVRRPHGLTTLSSQQATTESGGSKALVAAKPASQDCISQASVQETVKVVTRTAERAPPPTSVPDAVGSRKSLLCQETGGDRLSLSSLLNILDGAVEDSDRIVVMIADHPERLDPALLRPGRLTTHLRFDYIELDDLIRLCGLFFGSECGEVPGTLTATGEATPQKPTTGYSYGRMEASAATLPQKVHDGLLEVNERCRAELQPAVARASKDTEDDACRLQWLRQGLSASAADANAKKKVIHQLSRKQAAQVRSCIAALEEEASSQAPEARQRASYNFLITPSHVHHLCMRAAGLNDFLDALSAYIRNGSSSGAGIKGSSD from the coding sequence ATGCTCTCTCCGCCGCTAGCTGGCGTcccgtcggcggcgctgaggtCGTCGCTGGAAGGAAGTCGCCTTCTAGCTCTGTGGCGAGTCTTTGAGGGTCATGTTGATGCCTTGGCGGCGGCCCTTTATGGCTTGAGCCGCTACTCACCTTTCCCATTCGAAGTAACGGTGGTCGTTATTGTTTTTGGCTGCATAGCGATCCGCCAAGTCGTGCGGTGGTACTCCTCTGACGTCCCCACGAAGCATGCCTACGTCTACTGGAAGCTGCACGATCCCATCGAATCGGCTTACTACACCCCATACCTGCCGTCGAACCACATGTGCACAGCACTCCTGCTCTACATGGCGCGAAAGCTCTGGCAAGAAAAGCCCCTCACCGCAGCCGAGTTGCGGAACAAGTCGTTTATGATCAACCTGCTCTCCCTCTACTCCAAACCCAGCGAAGCAGAGCTCTACGGCGATGTCGAAGGGCCGATGTTTTTGTTCCGCGAGAAGCTGATGGTGCCAGTGAAGCTGCCCATGTACCCCTTCTGGACATCGACGCATCAGGATGGGGTGGAGGTGTGCGCATGGATTTCGATGCCGCGGACCAAGAACACCGactctgcagcgcgccgcagtGTTTTTCTCCGCGTTCGCAAGGATGGATcccccggcggcggcgctgcggccgacGCCGTGCTGCGACGCTTTGTCGAGGACGCGTTGAAATTCTACTTCGTCAACGGCTATGTTGACACGGAACACTGCGACCTGCGCATGTACTGCCCCACGGTGACAGCCCGACATGTCATGGTGAAGAGCGTGCCACTTCCACTCGGGCCGACGCTAGATACCGTGTTCTTTCCACAGCGCGAGCACGTCAAGTCGTTGCTCGCGCGCTTCGCGGAGAAGACGGGACGCTACGCGATTGAGGGCTTCCCTCACAAGCTTGGGTTTCTGCTGTACGGCCCccgcggcaccggcaagCGCTCGCTCGTTCGTGCTCTTGCCTACCACACCCACCGCCACATTGTCCGCATCCCCCTCTCTAGTTTTACGCGAGGCGACCATCTCTTCAAAATGTTTTACTTTGAGTCTGTGCTGACGAGCAGCACGGAGGAGtgggcgctgctgagcagcaaGAAGGTCATCTTCCTCATCGAGGACGTCAACACCAACGACGACCTTGTGCGGGCGCGTGCAAGCGAGCACGTGGTGCGCGTACGCCGGCCCCACGGGCTGACGACTTTAAGCTCGCAGCAGGCGACCACGGAGAGCGGCGGATCCAAGGCGCTCGTCGCTGCGAAGCCAGCTTCGCAGGACTGCATCTCCCAAGCGAGTGTGCAGGAGACAGTGAAGGTGGTTACCCGAACAGCCGAacgggcgccgccgccgacgtcggtGCCAGACGCGGTTGGTTCTAGAAAGTCGCTTCTGTGCCAAGAAACTGGTGGGGACAGGCTCAGCCTCTCCTCCTTGTTGAATATTCTGGACGGCGCAGTGGAAGACTCGGATCGGATTGTGGTCATGATAGCGGATCACCCGGAGCGCCTCGACCCCGCACTGCTTCGACCAGGGCGTCTCACGACGCATCTCCGATTTGACTACATCGAGCTGGACGATCTGATCCGTCTTTGCGGGCTCTTCTTCGGCTCCGAGTGCGGCGAGGTACCAGGTACTCTGACTGCCACCGGGGAGGCGACCCCACAGAAACCGACGACGGGCTACAGCTATGGTCGCATGGAAGCCTCTGCCGCCACTCTACCGCAGAAAGTTCACGATGGGCTGCTAGAGGTGAATGAACGCTGTCGCGCCGAGCTGCAACCGGCTGTCGCACGCGCTTCGAAGGACACAGAGGACGACGCATGTCGTCTGCAGTGGCTTCGTCAGGGGCTCTCCGCATCGGCGGCGGATGCCAATGCCAAGAAGAAGGTTATCCATCAACTCTCTAGAAAGCAAGCGGCCCAGGTGCGTTCGTGCATCGCAGccttggaggaggaggcgtctTCGCAGGCGCCTGAAGCTCGACAGAGAGCCTCGTACAACTTCTTGATAACGCCCTCGCATGTGCATCAcctgtgcatgcgcgccgctggcctGAACGACTTTCTTGACGCCCTCTCTGCGTATATTCGTAACGggagcagcagtggagcCGGCATCAAGGGCAGCTCAGACTAG
- a CDS encoding ras-like small GTPases, putative translates to MSNNMLALPKVLLMGLRKSGKSSIQKVVFEGMQPHDSATLATTVQPEKSTVHSNDFVNFEVWDFPGQNDPFDSSNASRYDVNQLLENCGAIVYVLDCRELIDDARARLLDTISAAYRYNPELCVEVFIHKVDALSEDHQADLLASLQRRVEEEAKQLLENVQPLRLNFNLTSIFDHSVFQAFSLVVQKLIKSKTPYITELLQMLNSNSNIDLSYLFLSHSKIYVAVDERNRLKSRTYDLCSDAIEVVVKMSRIYMRQRDGAAGGVKDASADSVHALAASATSCAIFSSLDSADECASDVSELYRGANAVIQLSNEDCIYVRELPSSLTLVLMMKQTHLENRALIDRNVDIFYKAAFDIFNTSAS, encoded by the coding sequence ATGTCCAACAACATGCTCGCACTGCCCAAGGTGCTGCTCATGGGGCTACGGAAGTCGGGCAAAAGCAGCATCCAGAAGGTTGTCTTTGAAGGTATGCAGCCGCACGACTCGGCGACCTTGGCGACCACCGTACAGCCGGAGAAGAGCACCGTGCACTCGAACGACTTTGTGAATTTTGAGGTGTGGGACTTTCCGGGCCAAAATGATCCATTTGACTCCAGTAACGCCAGCCGCTATGACGTGAatcagctgctggagaaCTGTGGCGCGATTGTGTACGTGCTGGACTGCCGCGAGCTAATCGACGACGCCCGTGCGCGGTTGCTCGACACCATCAGCGCTGCGTACCGGTACAATCCCGAGCTGTGTGTTGAGGTGTTTATTCACAAGGTCGACGCCCTGAGTGAAGACCACCAGGCCGACCTGCTGGCGAGCCTGCAGCGTcgtgtggaggaggaagcaaAGCAGTTGCTGGAGAACGTGCAGCCGCTACGTCTAAACTTCAACCTCACCTCTATCTTCGACCACTCCGTCTTCCAAGCATTCTCGCTAGTGGTGCAGAAGCTGATCAAATCCAAGACGCCGTACATaacggagctgctgcagatgctCAACTCAAACAGCAATATCGACCTCTCCTACCTCTTCCTTAGCCACTCCAAAATCTACGTCGCCGTGGACGAGCGCAACCGCCTCAAGTCGCGCACCTACGACctctgcagcgacgccatTGAAGTGGTCGTGAAGATGAGTCGCATTTACATGCGGCAacgtgacggcgccgccggaggCGTGAAGGATGCCTCGGCGGACTCGGTGCACGCTTTGGCCGCTTCCGCTaccagctgcgccatcttCTCGTCTTTGGACAGTGCAGACGAATGCGCCTCTGACGTGTCCGAGTTGTACCGCGGCGCAAATGCAGTGATTCAGCTCAGCAACGAGGACTGCATCTACGTCCGCGAGCTGCCAAGCTCCCTGACCTTGGTGCTGATGATGAAGCAGACACACCTCGAAAACCGTGCGTTGATTGACCGTAACGTGGACATATTCTACAAGGCTGCCTTTGACATCTTCAACACGAGTGCATCCTAG